A section of the Osmia lignaria lignaria isolate PbOS001 chromosome 3, iyOsmLign1, whole genome shotgun sequence genome encodes:
- the Hs3st-A gene encoding heparan sulfate 3-O sulfotransferase-A isoform X1 has product MPNKARPRQEWSPKSPIHVLWMPRSAMRPAEGDTSDCILVVGISRPKMAAAFLTVVLLSLFLTFHILYDSAVYSLHAASAVEGRTVELVSQVRATPPLLFSSKVHFPRTSRHLPQAIIIGVRKCGTRALLEMLFLHPQIQKAAGEVHFFDRDDNYGKGLEWYRRKMPYSFRGQITIEKSPSYFVTPEVPERIRAMNASVKLLLIVREPVTRAISDYTQLRTHAATASTVTNGTPRSVQQQQQQQAARSFEELVMRPDGTINESYRPVAISLYHTYMHRWLEVFSREQILIVNGDQLIEDPVPQLRRIESFLGIEPRIGRHNFYFNHTKGFYCLRNETSEKCLKESKGRRHPRVSPVVVTKLRRFFNEHNQRFYELVGEDLGWPEE; this is encoded by the exons ATGCCCAACAAGGCACGGCCTCGTCAAGAGTGGTCTCCCAAGTCCCCTATTCATGTATT GTGGATGCCCCGCTCTGCCATGAGGCCGGCCGAGGGCGACACTTCGGACTGTATCCTAGTGGTAGGAATATCCAGACCGAAGATGGCCGCAGCCTTCCTCACGGTTGTCCTCCTCTCCCTGTTTCTCACCTTCCACATCCTCTACGACAGCGCGGTGTACAGTCTGCACGCTGCATCGGCCGTGGAGGGTCGTACCGTTGAGTTGGTATCGCAAGTTCGTGCCACCCCGCCATTGCTGTTCTCCAGCAAGGTCCACTTCCCGCGTACTAGTCGTCATCTACCTCAGGCAATCATAATCGGCGTGCGCAAATGCGGCACCAGGGCGCTCCTCGAGATGCTCTTCCTACACCCTCAGATCCAGAAAGCCGCTGGCGAGGTCCATTTCTTCGACCGGGACGACAACTATGGTAAAGGTCTCGAATGGTACCGAAGAAAAATGCCGTATTCTTTCAGAGGGCAGATCACCATCGAGAAGAGTCCTAGCTATTTCGTAACACCCGAGGTACCCGAAAGAATCCGCGCGATGAACGCGAGCGTGAAGTTGTTGCTGATCGTCCGAGAGCCGGTTACCCGGGCGATTTCGGATTACACTCAGCTTAGGACCCATGCAGCGACCGCGTCCACCGTAACCAATGGGACACCTCGCAGCgtacagcagcaacaacagcaacaagctGCTCGTAGTTTCGAAGAGCTAGTGATGCGACCCGACGGCACCATCAACGAATCGTACAGACCGGTCGCCATCTCGCTGTATCATACGTACATGCACAGGTGGCTGGAGGTGTTCTCCAGGGAGCAGATCCTCATAGTGAACGGCGACCAACTGATCGAGGATCCGGTACCGCAGCTGCGCAGGATCGAGAGTTTCCTAGGAATAGAACCTAGAATCGGTAGGCACAATTTCTATTTCAACCATACGAAAGGCTTCTACTGCCTGCGCAACGAAACGTCGGAGAAGTGTTTGAAAGAGAGCAAAGGTAGACGGCATCCGCGGGTCAGTCCTGTGGTGGTCACCAAGCTGAGGAGGTTCTTCAACGAACATAACCAACGATTCTACGAGCTCGTAGGAGAGGATCTGGGTTGGCCTGAGGAATAA
- the Hs3st-A gene encoding heparan sulfate 3-O sulfotransferase-A isoform X2: MPRSAMRPAEGDTSDCILVVGISRPKMAAAFLTVVLLSLFLTFHILYDSAVYSLHAASAVEGRTVELVSQVRATPPLLFSSKVHFPRTSRHLPQAIIIGVRKCGTRALLEMLFLHPQIQKAAGEVHFFDRDDNYGKGLEWYRRKMPYSFRGQITIEKSPSYFVTPEVPERIRAMNASVKLLLIVREPVTRAISDYTQLRTHAATASTVTNGTPRSVQQQQQQQAARSFEELVMRPDGTINESYRPVAISLYHTYMHRWLEVFSREQILIVNGDQLIEDPVPQLRRIESFLGIEPRIGRHNFYFNHTKGFYCLRNETSEKCLKESKGRRHPRVSPVVVTKLRRFFNEHNQRFYELVGEDLGWPEE; the protein is encoded by the coding sequence ATGCCCCGCTCTGCCATGAGGCCGGCCGAGGGCGACACTTCGGACTGTATCCTAGTGGTAGGAATATCCAGACCGAAGATGGCCGCAGCCTTCCTCACGGTTGTCCTCCTCTCCCTGTTTCTCACCTTCCACATCCTCTACGACAGCGCGGTGTACAGTCTGCACGCTGCATCGGCCGTGGAGGGTCGTACCGTTGAGTTGGTATCGCAAGTTCGTGCCACCCCGCCATTGCTGTTCTCCAGCAAGGTCCACTTCCCGCGTACTAGTCGTCATCTACCTCAGGCAATCATAATCGGCGTGCGCAAATGCGGCACCAGGGCGCTCCTCGAGATGCTCTTCCTACACCCTCAGATCCAGAAAGCCGCTGGCGAGGTCCATTTCTTCGACCGGGACGACAACTATGGTAAAGGTCTCGAATGGTACCGAAGAAAAATGCCGTATTCTTTCAGAGGGCAGATCACCATCGAGAAGAGTCCTAGCTATTTCGTAACACCCGAGGTACCCGAAAGAATCCGCGCGATGAACGCGAGCGTGAAGTTGTTGCTGATCGTCCGAGAGCCGGTTACCCGGGCGATTTCGGATTACACTCAGCTTAGGACCCATGCAGCGACCGCGTCCACCGTAACCAATGGGACACCTCGCAGCgtacagcagcaacaacagcaacaagctGCTCGTAGTTTCGAAGAGCTAGTGATGCGACCCGACGGCACCATCAACGAATCGTACAGACCGGTCGCCATCTCGCTGTATCATACGTACATGCACAGGTGGCTGGAGGTGTTCTCCAGGGAGCAGATCCTCATAGTGAACGGCGACCAACTGATCGAGGATCCGGTACCGCAGCTGCGCAGGATCGAGAGTTTCCTAGGAATAGAACCTAGAATCGGTAGGCACAATTTCTATTTCAACCATACGAAAGGCTTCTACTGCCTGCGCAACGAAACGTCGGAGAAGTGTTTGAAAGAGAGCAAAGGTAGACGGCATCCGCGGGTCAGTCCTGTGGTGGTCACCAAGCTGAGGAGGTTCTTCAACGAACATAACCAACGATTCTACGAGCTCGTAGGAGAGGATCTGGGTTGGCCTGAGGAATAA